The genomic region TGCCACTTGCTTGACCGTATAGGGTGGGCGGGCCTGCTGGCCGTCGCGAAAGGTCGTGTCGGTAATGCGCATCTGATCTGCCGGTCGGGGGGACAGCAGAACCTCGTCAAACGAGGTGCGGCAAACGCTGGTGTAAGGGAAAAGCTCACGGTAGAGCTGCGGTTTTTCCGGCTCCTGCATGACCAGGGTACGGCTGCCTCCAGTTTGGTGAATAATGTTGCTCATTGGGTGTCCGCCCTGCTCGCGCTATGCGCGTGGTAAAAATTGTTGCCGTAAGCCGCTAATATAGCGGTTTACAGCCCTTGCGTCCAGTATGCCTAGTGCTACGCCCCCGGCGGCACTTGCCAGAAGACCAAAAATAAAGGAATGTCTTTGGCTGCAAGCGCGACGGTCTATGGGAGAGCGGACGCGCTTTTTCTGAAGGAGCGGGCATGTCTGATTGTGTGCGCTACCCGGCGCCGGGTTGCGTGGTGGAATATATGGAAGGCAATGCCGTGCAGATTGCCCTGGTCACTGAAGAGGTCGGGGGCAGGCTGCGGCTGCTGTTGCCCAACAGAAGGGAAACCCGGCTCAATTCTTCGCGCCTGCTGCCCTGGATAGGGCCCATGCACGGGGCGGATATGGGGCGGGAAGACGCGGTGCGCGTGCTTGAAACGCACAGGAAGAACCGCGAGGACATGGCCGCCCAGATCCCCGTTATGGACGTGTGGGAACTCGCTCAGGGCGAGGTGGAAGTAGCCCCGGCAAGCTGGTTTGCCGAGCTTTTTGAAAGCGATCCCACCACCGACCATGTGGCTGCCTATGGCCGGGCCCTGCTGGCCTGCAAAAGTCATTTCCGTTTTCAGCCTCCGGATTTTCAGGTTTTTTCAGCCGATATGGTTGAAAAACGCATGGCCGAGGAGAAAATCCGCCTTGAGCGCGAATCGCTCATTGCAGGCGGAGCCGCCTTTCTGCGCCTTTTGTGGGATGTTGCCTGCCGCAAGCGCGAGCTGCCCCAGCCCCCGCGTGAGGGTGCAGCCCTTGGCGAATGGCCCCCGCAGGAAGTGGCCGAGCGGCTGGAAGAAGTTCTTTTTTCCCGAATGATTGATCCTGAAAGTCAGGAATGGGAAAACATCTGGCGCACCCTGAGCAAGGGCATGCCTGATGTGCCGCATCTGCCCCTGCAACTGCTGGTGGCCTGGGGCAAGGTGCCGCCGCATTATAATTTCTGGCTTGACCGCGCGGGCTATGCCTCGGGCGACACATGGTGGCAGGCCTGCGCCGATGAGGTCGAATCCCTTGCCGCCGCAGGGCGCGATCCTCTGGCTGCCCTTGCCCAAAACGGGCAACAAAGTAGCCTTGATGTTTGCGATCTGCCCTGCATCAGCATAGACAGCGCGACCACGCGCGACGTGGACGATGCCTTTCATGTGGAGGCGGAGGGCGACGGATGGGCGCTGACCCTCATGTTGGCTTGCCCCTCGCTGTTCTGGAATTTTGGCGGGCCGCTCGACAAGATGGTGCTGCACCGGGGCACCAGCATCTATCTGCCGGAAGGCGACTGTCACATGCTGCCCGAAGTGCTGGGCACGGACGCCTATTCGCTGCTGGCGGGCCAGACGCGCCCCGCGCTGAGCGTGCTTGTGCATGTGGCGGCGGATGGCACCCTTGGCGAGTGCGAGATTTCGGTTGTGCAGACCAGCCTTGCAGCCAACCTGACCTATGTGGACAGCCAGGCCGTGCTTGACGCGCAGGCCGCCGGCGAACCCCTGCCGCAGAATGCGGCTACGCCCTATGCCGAACAGCTGCGTCTGGGCCTTGAGCTTGCCCGGCAGCGGCAAACTGCCCGCATTGCGGACGGCGCGGTAATTATGGACAGGCCCGACCCTGTCATTCGCCTTGAGGGCGAAGGGGCAGACGTGCGGGTGGAAGTGGGGCAGGATTATCAGGCCTCGGACGCGCAGATGCTGGTGGCGGAAATGATGATCCTTGCCAGCGCCGCAGTGGCCCAGTGGGCTGCGGACAAGGGCGTCGCCATGCTGCACCGCGTGCAGGATGTAGCCCTGCCCAGGGAATACGCGGGCATCTGGACAACACCGCAGGACATGACGCGCATCATGCGCGCGCTCACGCCCTCCGGCCTCGAGGTGCAGGCCCGGCCCCACGCGGCTCTCGGGCTTGCTCGTTACACTCCTGTGACCTCGCCGCTCAGGCGTTATCCCGATCTTGTCAACGAAGAACAGTTGGTGCATTTTTTCCGCACTGGCGCGCCGCGCTGGACAGAAGCCGAGCTGATTGACCTGCTCAACATGCTTTCGCCCGCACTGGACGCGGCGGGGCAGGTGCAACGCTTCCGTCCACGCTACTGGAAGCTGCTTTTCTTCCGCCAGAAGGGCGACAAGGTCTGGTGGAACGGCGTCATCACTGAAGAAAACGATGCTTTTATTACCGTGAGCCTGCCCGATCAGGGTATGTTTGTGCGCGGTAAAAGGCGGCTCTTTGACGAGCGTTCGCACCCCGGCCTTGCCGTGGATGTGCGCATCGGCAAGGTGCAGCCCCTGTATAATGAAATCATGATTCTGGAAGCTGTTACGGCAGGCTAGATCGGCCTTTCGCTTCCGTCGGGCGGCGTCCCAGCTTGGCATGCGCGCCAACAGGTATTTGCGCTGCCATGTAAGATTGTGTTTTTAAGAAGACTTTTGGGGTTTGCGGGCATATCTGCCCGTATTTTCAGAGGCTTGCAGCGGAGAATTATATGCTGGAAGTATTGTGGATTGCGCTGGCTTATGTGCTTGGCTCTGTGCCGTGGGGTCTTGTTATAGCCAAGACCTTTTGCCATCTGGACCCGCGCGAAAGCGGCAGCCGCAACACAGGGGCCACCAATGTGGCGCGCCTGTGCGGCTTTGGCTGGGGTGTGGCAACCCTTGCGTGCGACGTCTGCAAGGGCGCGCTGCCGGTGTGGCTGGCGTTCCGCATTAACCCCTCGCCCGTATTTGTCAGCATAGTGGGTTTGGCCTGCGTGCTTGGGCATGTGTTTTCCTGCTTCATGAAGTTCAAGGGCGGCAAGGCTGTTGCCACCAGCATTGGCGTGTTCATGCCCCTGGCTTTCTGGCAATTGCTGGCAGCTTCTGCCCTGTGCTGCCTGATCATCTGGCGCAGCGGCTTTGTTTCGCTTGGGTCACTGAGCCTCGTTGCGGCGCTGGTTGTGGCTCTGGCGGTTACAGGCCAGTGGATGTGGCTGCCTCTTTCCCTGTGCGTGCTGGCTGTGGTGGTCTGGAAACACAAGGAAAATATCGCGCGCTTGCGCGCAGGCACCGAAAAAAGCTGGCTCAAGGGCAAGCACGCTGAAAAGCAGGAAGATAAGGGATAGTCTGGCTTTCCCGCAGATTTCGGCAATGCTGCGGTCTCCTGTGCCGCCATTGTCACAGCCACAAGCGCTCCTGGCCGCAAAATGTTTTTGCAGACCGGGGGTGAGGATGGGGATTGCAAAGCCCCTTCCTGATGCCATTATCAAGGAGTTTCTCTCATGGCGCATGCGGATTTTCCGGCCTATCGCGGCCGCATGGAGTATGTTTGTCTTGACTGCGGCGCGCGTCATCCCGGCGACAGCCTGCTGTACACCTGCCCGCAGTGCGGCGGCGTGTTTCTGCTGGAAAACCTGGATTTCGACAAACTGAAAGAACGCAGCGGCGCAGAGTGGCGCGAGCTTTTTGACGCCCGCTCCGCCAGCCGCAGCACTGCGCTTCGGGGGATATTCCGTTTTTACGAGCTGCTTGCTCCTCTGCTGGACGAGGACGATATCGTGTATCTGGGCGAAGGCATCACGCCGATTATTGAAGCGGCCCCGGCCCTGCGCGACCGCGTGGGCGTGCCCTTTGCCTACAAGAACGATGGCCAGAATCCCAGCGCGTCCTTCAAGGATCGCGGCATGGCCTGCGCGTTCAGCTACCTCAAGTGGCTGTGCCGCCGCAACAAGTGGGACGAAGTGCTGACCGTGTGCGCCTCCACTGGCGACACCTCGGCGGCGGCGGCCCTCTACGCCTCGTATGTGGGCGCGCCCCTCAAGAGCGTGGTGCTTCTGCCCCACGGCAAGGTGACGCCCCAGCAGCTTTCGCAGCCCTTGGGCAGCGGCGCAACTGTGCTTGAACTGCCCGGCGTGTTTGACGACTGCATGAAGGTGGTCGAGCTGCTGGCAGAAAATTACCGCGTGGCCCTGCTCAATTCCAAGAACAGCTGGCGCATCCTCGGGCAGGAATCCTACGCGTATGAAACAGCTCAATGGTACGGCTGGGACATGACCGATCTGTGCCTCTTTGTGCCCATCGGCAATGCGGGCAATATCACGGCCATCATGTGCGGCTTTTTGAAAATGCTGGAGCTTGGCATCATTTCCTCGCTGCCCCGCGTGTTCGGCGTGCAGTCCGAGCATGCCGATCCGGTGTGGCGGTATTACGATGCGCCCAAGGATGCCCGCCACTGGCAGCCCGTAACCGTCACGCCCAGCGTGGCGCAGGCCGCCATGATCGGCAATCCCGTTTCCTTCCCGCGTGTGCGCAAGCTGGCGGAGATGTTTATCGAAAAGGGTGGCGAGGGGGCCTTCCAGGTGGTGCGCGTGACCGAACAGCAGATCATGGACGCCATGATCGTGGCCAACCGTCACGGCCACATTGCCTGCACCCAGGGCGGTGAGTGCCTCGCGGGCCTTATGAACGCCAAAGCCCTTGGCCTGATCAGCGACAAGGAGCATGCCGTGCTTGACGCCACAGCCCATGCGCTCAAGTTTGCTGGTTTTCAGGACATGTATTTCAACGACTCCTTCCCGCCGGAATATGGAGTGACGCCGGACAAAAGCCTGGCTAACAAGCCGGAACTGCTCTTGCCCGAAAGCGCTCGTCAGGGGCGTGAAGTGGCCGAATTCGCCCGCATGGGGGCGGATGCTGTGGCCGGACGACTTTCTTTGCAAAAAAAGTAAAGTTTATAATTTAGAAGCCGATAATCAAAGAAGCGGC from Desulfovibrio sp. UIB00 harbors:
- the plsY gene encoding glycerol-3-phosphate 1-O-acyltransferase PlsY, with the protein product MLEVLWIALAYVLGSVPWGLVIAKTFCHLDPRESGSRNTGATNVARLCGFGWGVATLACDVCKGALPVWLAFRINPSPVFVSIVGLACVLGHVFSCFMKFKGGKAVATSIGVFMPLAFWQLLAASALCCLIIWRSGFVSLGSLSLVAALVVALAVTGQWMWLPLSLCVLAVVVWKHKENIARLRAGTEKSWLKGKHAEKQEDKG
- the thrC gene encoding threonine synthase is translated as MAHADFPAYRGRMEYVCLDCGARHPGDSLLYTCPQCGGVFLLENLDFDKLKERSGAEWRELFDARSASRSTALRGIFRFYELLAPLLDEDDIVYLGEGITPIIEAAPALRDRVGVPFAYKNDGQNPSASFKDRGMACAFSYLKWLCRRNKWDEVLTVCASTGDTSAAAALYASYVGAPLKSVVLLPHGKVTPQQLSQPLGSGATVLELPGVFDDCMKVVELLAENYRVALLNSKNSWRILGQESYAYETAQWYGWDMTDLCLFVPIGNAGNITAIMCGFLKMLELGIISSLPRVFGVQSEHADPVWRYYDAPKDARHWQPVTVTPSVAQAAMIGNPVSFPRVRKLAEMFIEKGGEGAFQVVRVTEQQIMDAMIVANRHGHIACTQGGECLAGLMNAKALGLISDKEHAVLDATAHALKFAGFQDMYFNDSFPPEYGVTPDKSLANKPELLLPESARQGREVAEFARMGADAVAGRLSLQKK
- a CDS encoding ribonuclease catalytic domain-containing protein, translating into MSDCVRYPAPGCVVEYMEGNAVQIALVTEEVGGRLRLLLPNRRETRLNSSRLLPWIGPMHGADMGREDAVRVLETHRKNREDMAAQIPVMDVWELAQGEVEVAPASWFAELFESDPTTDHVAAYGRALLACKSHFRFQPPDFQVFSADMVEKRMAEEKIRLERESLIAGGAAFLRLLWDVACRKRELPQPPREGAALGEWPPQEVAERLEEVLFSRMIDPESQEWENIWRTLSKGMPDVPHLPLQLLVAWGKVPPHYNFWLDRAGYASGDTWWQACADEVESLAAAGRDPLAALAQNGQQSSLDVCDLPCISIDSATTRDVDDAFHVEAEGDGWALTLMLACPSLFWNFGGPLDKMVLHRGTSIYLPEGDCHMLPEVLGTDAYSLLAGQTRPALSVLVHVAADGTLGECEISVVQTSLAANLTYVDSQAVLDAQAAGEPLPQNAATPYAEQLRLGLELARQRQTARIADGAVIMDRPDPVIRLEGEGADVRVEVGQDYQASDAQMLVAEMMILASAAVAQWAADKGVAMLHRVQDVALPREYAGIWTTPQDMTRIMRALTPSGLEVQARPHAALGLARYTPVTSPLRRYPDLVNEEQLVHFFRTGAPRWTEAELIDLLNMLSPALDAAGQVQRFRPRYWKLLFFRQKGDKVWWNGVITEENDAFITVSLPDQGMFVRGKRRLFDERSHPGLAVDVRIGKVQPLYNEIMILEAVTAG